In one window of Mesoplodon densirostris isolate mMesDen1 chromosome 4, mMesDen1 primary haplotype, whole genome shotgun sequence DNA:
- the LOC132489349 gene encoding mitochondrial intermembrane space import and assembly protein 40 yields MAYCRQEGKDRIIFVTKEDHETPSSAELVADDPNDPYEEHGLILPNGDINWNCPCLGGMASGPCGEQFKAAFSCFHYSTEDVKGSDCIDQFRAMQECMQKYPDLYPQEEEEKPADQLEETAVSEATTTKEEEGSS; encoded by the coding sequence ATGGCCTACTGCCGGCAGGAAGGGAAGGATCGAATCATATTTGTGACCAAAGAAGACCATGAAACTCCAAGCAGTGCGGAGCTGGTGGCCGATGACCCCAATGATCCTTACGAGGAGCACGGACTGATCCTGCCCAACGGAGACATCAACTGGAACTGCCCGTGCCTGGGGGGCATGGCCAGCGGCCCGTGTGGGGAACAGTTCAAGGCGGCCTTTTCCTGCTTCCACTACAGCACAGAGGATGTCAAGGGGTCGGACTGTATAGACCAGTTCCGGGCCATGCAGGAGTGCATGCAGAAGTACCCGGACCTCTAtccccaggaggaggaggagaagccagCGGATCAATTAGAGGAAACGGCTGTCTCTGAAGCCACCACAACCAAAGAAGAGGAGGGGTCTAGCTAA